GGACAAATCCTTTCAAGCCTTTGTCACCAGAGCGGATTTTTTATTTATAGAGAAGGTAGAACGTCAGGCATTGTATCTATGAAAGTCGGACAGTCAAGAATTTAGTGCTTTTGCGTTAGTGAGTTTGGGGCCTTACTCATTTGGGATTATGTAAGTACGAGTTTGCCACGAATGTAGGAGTTCCAACATAGCCTAGAAAGAATATGAAATCGGCACGGTTCTTGGTTGCGTTCTGGATAAGCGGGTAGAACTTGGGAAACGAATTGGAACCTGTCCATTATTCGGTGCTCTATCGGGAGATACTTGCCTTCTTCCTTTCCGTATTCGATAAGGACCGAGAACTCCTTTTTTTGGACGGAACAGCAGGAGAGGGAGGACATAGTCTTCTACTCTTGGAACAGTTCCCTAATTCCAAACTGGTTTTGGTAGATCGAGATTCGATCATGTTATCCAGGGCCCAGGCAAGACTTTCCGCGTATTCTTCCAGAGTTATTCCTATCGAAGCCAATTTTTCGGATCTCGACTCCGAGTTCTTGAATAGCTTTGGCGTTTCCAATCCCCCGGACGGTATTCTTTTGGATTTGGGAATTTCCACATTTCATCTATTGCATGCGGGAAGAGGCTTCAGTTTTAGAGAGAATGAACCTTTAGATATGAGGCTTTCTTCTTCCGGTGGTATCTCAGCAGAAGATGTGATCAATACTTATCCCGAAAAAGCTTTGAGTAAAATTTTTTACGAGTATGGGGAAGAGCGTTGGACCAAGAAGATCGTAGAAGCGATCTTAGAAAGAAGAAGACATTCTAGGATCGGATACTCAGGAGATCTTGCACAATTGGTTTCCAGAGTGATTCCGCGAAAATTTTGGCCTCCAGGAAGACATCCCGCTACAAGAGTTTTCCAAGCATTGAGAATAGAAGTGAATCAGGAACTTCTTCATATAGAGGTCGGGGTTAAAAAACTTTTGGACCTACTTGCAAAGGGTGGGCTCTTGCAAGTGATCTCTTTTCATTCTTTGGAAGATAGGATCGTTAAAAATTTATTCAGAGATTATGCAAGAGGCGGAGAAGCTAAACTTCTTACCAAAAAGCCTGCACTTCCTTCGGATGCCGAGACAAAAGAAAATCCGGCATCTCGTTCCGCAAAATTACGTGTCATCCATAAATCCCTTCCTACCGATACTGAAGATGAAGAAGAGGAGGATGAAGAATGAGCAGGGTTTCAGAATTTTTATCCCTTCGCCTTTGGCCTGATCTTGGATTTTTGTTTAGAGTATTCGGTTGGATTATAACTCCATTTAGCATCGCACTTTTATTCGTTTGGCAGAATGTTCAGGTCTCTAGATTAAATCGTGAACTTGCAATTGCCTCCCAAGAAAAAGAAAAACTTCTAAAAAAGAATGACGACTTAAAGATCGGAATGGCCACTTATACTTCTGCCCGTAGAATAGAAGCGTTATATCGTAAGACATACCATTATTTACCGATCACAGTAGGGGACCGGATCATTACTGTGACTCTTCCTCCGGAAAGAAACGAGGCGGAACTTGAAACTTTCAGAGCTCCTTGATCTTTTTCCAAATATTAAAATAATATCAGGATCTTATACTCCGGATGAAACGTTCGATTTTGTTCGCACGGATTCCAGAAAATTAAGGCCAAACGATCTATTCTGTCTTCCTGACTCTTCCGGCGATAAGGGTGCGGAATATGCAAAGGCCTCTTCCTCTAAATATATATTAATAGGATCTAAATTAAAAATTCCTAAATTAGAAAGTAAGATAGTTCTTAAGTCGGATCTAGATCCGGAAAGTTTGGCTGGACCGATTGCTTCCGTCATTTTAGGAGACCCTTCTTCCAAACTGAAAGTGATTGGAGTTACCGGAACAAACGGTAAAACTTCTTTAACTCATATCTTAGCCTATCTCGGAGAATCTCAGGGAAAATCCTGTGGGATCATCGGTACCACTGGCGTTAAATTTAAAGGAATATTATCCGACACAGGGTATACCACGCCTGACCCGAGCAGTCTACAATCCATTCTGAAAGAAATGTACGATTCAGGAGTGGAATATGTTTTTATGGAAGCGAGTTCTCACGGATTAAAACTTGGAAGAACGAACGGAGTCCATTTCAAAGTGGGAGTATTCTCCAATCTCACACAAGATCATTTGGATTTTCATCCGAACATGGAAGATTATCGAAACAGTAAGGCGCTTTTATTTTCTTCCGTAGCATTAAATCCCGAAACTTTCGGTGTTATAGATTCGGACGCTCCTGGCGGAAAAGATTTTAGATCTGTCGTTGAGTCTACTTCTCCAAATCTGAAAATTTTCTCTCTTGGAAGAAGTTCCGAAGAATTCGAGATCCATTCAGAAGCATTCTCTTTGGAAAAAACTTCTTACCAAATTCGACTTTCGAATGCCTGGGGCGGAGATACGGAAGTCAGCACAAATCTTTTGGGCGGTTTTAACGTTAGGAACACTGCACTTGCTTTCGTGACTGCACTTGGTTTAGGTTGGGAGAAAAAATCGCTTTTATCAGCCTTGGAAAGTATTCCTCAGATCCCTGGAAGATTTCAGATCTATTATAGCAAGGATAAATCCCGCATGGCTGTGGTGGACTATGCTCACACCCCGGATGCTCTGGAAAATATTTTAAGAAGTATCCGAGAATCCAAACCCAAAGAGTTAATCGCACTTTTCGGATGTGGAGGGGATAGAGATAAAACCAAACGTCCTAAGATGGCAAAGATTGCCCAGGAACTTGCGGACAAGGTTATACTTACGTCAGACAATCCCAGGACAGAAGATCCCGAGGTAATCTTAGATGATATACAATCCGGTTTTTACGCCGGGTATTCGCCGATGATTAGAGAAGTAGATAGAGCAAAGGCAATTCTTTATGGGATATCTCACTTAAAAGAGGGGGGCTGCCTTCTTGTGGCTGGAAAGGGACATGAGGACTATCAGATCATAGGCCGTGATAAAAGACACTTTGATGACGGAGAAGAGATCCGAAGGGCATTCGAACTCTAATCTTCCCAGGCCTAAAAAAAATGGCGCAGATCCTGACTTGCGTCGATAATTAAATCAGAGAAGAAGATTTTCTTTTTTACGTTTACTCGTACTTGCCGCGGGCGAATCTGTCTTCATAGAAACGATATGTTTTACTTTTTATACGAAAGATTTTTCCAAGATCTAGATTCTTTAAGACTTTTCAGTTACGTAACCGTTCGGGCCTTAATGGCCGGATTAACTTCCATGTTCCTGACTTTCTGGTTCGGGGGAAGAGTGATCGATTTCTTGCACGGATTAAAATTCAGAGAAAGTGTAAGAGACGACGGACCAAAATCTCATAGTGCCAAGTCAGGGACTCCAACCATGGGTGGTCTGATGATCGTATCGGCTTTGGTATTATCCGTTCTCCTTTGGGGGAATTTAAGAAATTCGAATATCATACTTCTACTTACGTGTGCTATTTCTTTTGCTACCTTGGGATTTATAGACGACTATATGAAATCTGTTAAAAAGATCAAAGGTGGGATGAGGGCCCGTACAAAGTTTGCAGTTTCCGTAGTTTTAGCTGCAATCTTCTGTGGAGTTTTCTTATATTCTACTGGAGAAGCCCCTAAGGGTACTACCGGTAAAATTCTATTTCATTTGACGGATCTGTTTTTGCCTTTCGTAAAAGGACCTATTATATCCTGGGGATATTTTGCGATTCCATTTTCAATTTTAGTAATATTAGGATCTTCTCATGGAGTCAATCTGACCGACGGTTTGGACGGTCTTGCAGGTGGAACTGCCGGGATCGTAGTCGGAACTCTTGGGTTGATTGCATATGTTTCCGGAACACCTGTTGCCGCAAATTATCTGAATATTCCTTATCTTCCTCATGCTCATGAGTATAGTGTGTTCCTGGCAGCATTAACTGGAGCATTGATCGGTTTTCTTTGGTTCAATAGCCATCCTGCCCAAGTATTCATGGGAGATACTGGATCTTTATTTCTGGGTGCCACCATCGGGCTTACCTGCGTAATGTTGAAGAAGGAGATCCTGCTTATCATCTTAGGCGGGATCTTTGTTGCGGAATCTTTATCCGTAATCCTTCAAGTGGGTTCATTCAAGCTGAGACAAAAGAGAATTTTCAGAATGGCTCCTTTGCACCACCATTTCGAATTGGGAGGAGTTCCTGAAACTAAGGTGGTCATCCGGTTCTGGATCGCAGCAATCATTCTTGCGATCATCTCATTATCTAGTTTAAAAATACAATGAAGACTATCGGGAGAAAGTTCAATGATTTTTGGGAATCTCCCGGTTCCCCTTTCGATCTGGTCCTAGTAGGATCAGTATTTTTTCTTCTACTCTTTGGAATATGTGTGATGTATTCCAGTTCCTCCGTGACTGCATGGAGAGAATTTCAAGACTCCGAATATTTTCTGAAAAAACAATTGGTCTGGGCGGTCATAGGCCTTGTAGTGTTCTTCTTCTTTGCAAATTTCCCCTATAAACGTTTGGAAAAATTTGCGTTAGGCGGAATCATAATCAGCGTTCTTCTTTTGGTTTTGGTATTTATTCCGGGAATTGGGAAATCCGTAGGGACTTATTACGGAAGAAACTTCCACAGATGGATCGGGATTGGGCCATATCAGCTGCAACCTTCAGAGATTGCAAAGTTGGCGGTCGTAGTTTATCTATCTTCTCTCATCGTAAAGCTGAAACTAAAAGGGAACCGAGATCCTAAAAAATTCATTCTTCCTGCAATCTTATTGCTTGCTGTTTTGATATTGATACTAGCGGAGCCCGCTTTCGGAACCACCATGGAAATTTTATTCGTGGTGATTGCATTTGTATTTTTATTCGGGTTTCCGATACGCAACCTTCTTCTTGTTGGACTAGTATCTCTTCCTTTAGCTTATCTTCTCATCAGCCAAGTGGGTTACAGAAGAAAAAGAATGGAAGTCTGGTTAGATCCGTATCGCTTTCGTTATGATGAAGGCCATCAATTGGTGACTTCTTTTAGGGCGTTTTTAGATGGAGGCTGGTTCGGTAATAAATTAGCCAGCGGATACGCGCATAGGTATCTAACGTATAGCCACACCGACTTCGTTCTTGCCACTTATGTGGAAGATTTTGGTTTTATAGGTTTCCTATTCTTCTTCGCTTTGGTGATGATACTTCTTTCCAGAGTGTATGTTCTTCTTAAAAGAGTGGAGGACCCTTTCGGTTTTTATCTGGGAGCAGGTTTACTTTTTATTTTGGGGACCCAATTCGTTATAAATAGTTATGTGGTCACTGGTCTTTTTCCGATCACAGGGATCAGCTTGCCGTTTATGAGCTATGGAGGATCCTCACTTCTCGTGGTTTTGGCGGCCTTCGGAATTCTTGTCAATATAACCAGAAAAGAAAACATAGGCGTATGAGATCGGTTTTAATCGCAGCAGGTGGGACAGGGGGCCATATTTCCCCAGGGGTCGCACTTGCAGAAAGTCTTGTGAGTCGAAAAGATTCCTTAGGTGTCTCTAACGTTTTCCTACATTCTCTTATTCGAAATAAGGATAATCCGGATCTAAAACAAGCTCCTTGCGAAGTGGTTTGGCATAATACTCCTTCTCTTTCAGGAAATATTCTTTTATTACCTTTTCGATATGTATTTCAGCTTATGAAATCTTGGATTAAGTTTAGACAACTTGGTGTGGACGCAGTCGTAG
This window of the Leptospira hartskeerlii genome carries:
- a CDS encoding UDP-N-acetylmuramoyl-L-alanyl-D-glutamate--2,6-diaminopimelate ligase, with protein sequence MKLSELLDLFPNIKIISGSYTPDETFDFVRTDSRKLRPNDLFCLPDSSGDKGAEYAKASSSKYILIGSKLKIPKLESKIVLKSDLDPESLAGPIASVILGDPSSKLKVIGVTGTNGKTSLTHILAYLGESQGKSCGIIGTTGVKFKGILSDTGYTTPDPSSLQSILKEMYDSGVEYVFMEASSHGLKLGRTNGVHFKVGVFSNLTQDHLDFHPNMEDYRNSKALLFSSVALNPETFGVIDSDAPGGKDFRSVVESTSPNLKIFSLGRSSEEFEIHSEAFSLEKTSYQIRLSNAWGGDTEVSTNLLGGFNVRNTALAFVTALGLGWEKKSLLSALESIPQIPGRFQIYYSKDKSRMAVVDYAHTPDALENILRSIRESKPKELIALFGCGGDRDKTKRPKMAKIAQELADKVILTSDNPRTEDPEVILDDIQSGFYAGYSPMIREVDRAKAILYGISHLKEGGCLLVAGKGHEDYQIIGRDKRHFDDGEEIRRAFEL
- the mraY gene encoding phospho-N-acetylmuramoyl-pentapeptide-transferase, whose protein sequence is MFYFLYERFFQDLDSLRLFSYVTVRALMAGLTSMFLTFWFGGRVIDFLHGLKFRESVRDDGPKSHSAKSGTPTMGGLMIVSALVLSVLLWGNLRNSNIILLLTCAISFATLGFIDDYMKSVKKIKGGMRARTKFAVSVVLAAIFCGVFLYSTGEAPKGTTGKILFHLTDLFLPFVKGPIISWGYFAIPFSILVILGSSHGVNLTDGLDGLAGGTAGIVVGTLGLIAYVSGTPVAANYLNIPYLPHAHEYSVFLAALTGALIGFLWFNSHPAQVFMGDTGSLFLGATIGLTCVMLKKEILLIILGGIFVAESLSVILQVGSFKLRQKRIFRMAPLHHHFELGGVPETKVVIRFWIAAIILAIISLSSLKIQ
- a CDS encoding peptidoglycan glycosyltransferase FtsW, whose translation is MKTIGRKFNDFWESPGSPFDLVLVGSVFFLLLFGICVMYSSSSVTAWREFQDSEYFLKKQLVWAVIGLVVFFFFANFPYKRLEKFALGGIIISVLLLVLVFIPGIGKSVGTYYGRNFHRWIGIGPYQLQPSEIAKLAVVVYLSSLIVKLKLKGNRDPKKFILPAILLLAVLILILAEPAFGTTMEILFVVIAFVFLFGFPIRNLLLVGLVSLPLAYLLISQVGYRRKRMEVWLDPYRFRYDEGHQLVTSFRAFLDGGWFGNKLASGYAHRYLTYSHTDFVLATYVEDFGFIGFLFFFALVMILLSRVYVLLKRVEDPFGFYLGAGLLFILGTQFVINSYVVTGLFPITGISLPFMSYGGSSLLVVLAAFGILVNITRKENIGV
- the rsmH gene encoding 16S rRNA (cytosine(1402)-N(4))-methyltransferase RsmH produces the protein MGNELEPVHYSVLYREILAFFLSVFDKDRELLFLDGTAGEGGHSLLLLEQFPNSKLVLVDRDSIMLSRAQARLSAYSSRVIPIEANFSDLDSEFLNSFGVSNPPDGILLDLGISTFHLLHAGRGFSFRENEPLDMRLSSSGGISAEDVINTYPEKALSKIFYEYGEERWTKKIVEAILERRRHSRIGYSGDLAQLVSRVIPRKFWPPGRHPATRVFQALRIEVNQELLHIEVGVKKLLDLLAKGGLLQVISFHSLEDRIVKNLFRDYARGGEAKLLTKKPALPSDAETKENPASRSAKLRVIHKSLPTDTEDEEEEDEE